The DNA region GGGCATACTTTGTTCCACGCACAGAACCCTCGCCGCGCCTTCTACCCTTTGCCAGCTGTTCTATCCTTTTCTTTAATCTATAATTTGAATTGCCCTTTTTCTGCTTTTTCTGTATAATATGAAGATCAATAAGCTTTCTAACATCCTCGCGTGATGTTGCATCAAGGACCTGATCAATGCTGTTTGTATCTATCCAGACCCTTGACACACCGACCTTCATCTCATCAGCTGCTATCTGCTTTACGCTCTGAACTTTCATTTTACCACCCTGTTAAAAACGTGTATGCCAAGGTTATCTGCCTCTTCCTCTATTTCCTTTCTCTTCCTCATGCCAACGCTTGAGGCTATCCTTGCACCCTCCCTATCAGGATTTATGCTTTTTAAATCGTTTACATTGTAAACAAGTTTCTCTGCAAAACCTGATGGGTGCAGTCCACGAACTGCAGCCGGTGAACGGTAACCTGCGTCAACAACCGGTGGCCTGTATCCAAGGTGCTCCCTTAGCTTTGAGTGCTTTCCCCTTGGCTTCCTCCATGATTCATTAAATTTTTTGTATCTAAACCACTCCTGCCTTCTGAATTCAACGCGCTTCCTTGACATTCTGTTTTTTATCTTTAGCAATCTCTTCTC from Picrophilus oshimae DSM 9789 includes:
- a CDS encoding 50S ribosomal protein L19e, with the protein product MKVQSVKQIAADEMKVGVSRVWIDTNSIDQVLDATSREDVRKLIDLHIIQKKQKKGNSNYRLKKRIEQLAKGRRRGEGSVRGTKYARFPRKRRWISRIRALRKELRELKTNNKIDKKTYRRYYRIIKSGSFVSRAQLRNHIQAAGLLKGDKNENSTSS
- a CDS encoding 50S ribosomal protein L32e, translating into MSEKPLLSKDEKRLLKIKNRMSRKRVEFRRQEWFRYKKFNESWRKPRGKHSKLREHLGYRPPVVDAGYRSPAAVRGLHPSGFAEKLVYNVNDLKSINPDREGARIASSVGMRKRKEIEEEADNLGIHVFNRVVK